In a genomic window of Rosa chinensis cultivar Old Blush unplaced genomic scaffold, RchiOBHm-V2 RchiOBHmChr0c11, whole genome shotgun sequence:
- the LOC112181216 gene encoding uncharacterized protein LOC112181216, whose translation MVQFVYGKENLHPTSFPAKNKSEAQMCEATSSSGLCTPSLKSHFTYQVMASREAAAVAALASSPKPNNTIETPITVISCKDWSPQDDGIEVVLPSTEIPSSKEDVDASGTALLSLVYGPSTRRRRLPLFTEIYPE comes from the exons atggTCCAA TTTGTCTATGGAAAAGAAAATCTGCATCCAACTTCTTTCCCTGCCAAGAACAAATCCGAG GCACAGATGTGCGAGGCTACAAGTAGCTCAGGATTATGCACCCCCAGCCTGAAGTCCCACTTTACCTATCAGGTCATGGCATCCAGAGAAGCAGCAGCAGTAGCAGCATTAGCCTCATCGCCAAAGCCAAATAACACCATTGAGACCCCGATTACTGTCATCAGCTGCAAGGACTGGTCACCCCAAGATGATGGCATTGAGGTTGTCTTGCCTTCAACTGAAATACCTTCATCGAAGGAAGATGTGGATGCATCCGGCACTGCTTTGCTGAGTCTTGTCTATGGTCCTTCTACTAGAAGAAGGAGATTGCCACTGTTTACTGAAATTTACCCAGAGTAG